In Colias croceus chromosome 19, ilColCroc2.1, the following are encoded in one genomic region:
- the LOC123700273 gene encoding uncharacterized protein LOC123700273 yields the protein MSDTDSSEGEDLSRFREAVDTSFVNLINQKVNTSKSSIPTAEINQKSERYLEEASHYNDVKVPLPLQKKIGDKISSIINKNIKFVDIEPKKHKRKIKGGVKLFKDSEGFLSCNEEEDTHTESHNKEAKKLKQNRMKEDIDEDQIKSVVVSGEYVLSKEETKCWKSRRKEKVFKYKSNGKGVLVAVD from the exons ATGTCGGACACCGATTCTTCTGAAGGCGAAGATCTATCTCGCTTTAGAGAAGCGGTAGACACtagttttgtaaatttaattaaccaAAAAGTTAATACATCTAAATCTAGTATTCCCACAGCAG AAATAAACCAGAAATCGGAGCGTTATTTAGAAGAAGCGAGCCATTATAATGATGTCAAAGTACCTTTGCCACTACAGAAAAAAATTGGCGATAAAATATCTagtattattaacaaaaacattaagTTTGTAGATATAGAACCTAAAAAGCA CAAAAGAAAAATCAAAGGAGGGGTCAAACTGTTCAAAGATTCTGAAGGTTTCCTGTCATGTAATGAAGAAGAGGATACACATACAGAATCTCACAATAAAGAAGcaaaaaaacttaaacaaaACAGGATGAAGGAAGATATAGATGAAG atcaAATAAAGTCAGTGGTTGTAAGTGGAGAATATGTCTTATCCAAAGAAGAGACTAAATGTTGGAAGTCTCGGCGAAAGGAAAAAGTGTTTAAATATAAGTCTAACGGTAAAGGTGTACTAGTTGCAGTTGATTAG
- the LOC123700511 gene encoding mitochondrial import inner membrane translocase subunit Tim22, with the protein MTELTKPPVDQNLVNFTQKSDYDSLAKYLVGNIYRYRENIIIPRVLGPVIIKTNEEKMIESTIESCPFKSVTSCIIGYGLGLAVGLFTSSLMPNMTDPMAQQNQTAREILREMKTSMLSYAKNFAILGAVFSGVECCIETARGKSDWRNGTYAGGVTGGLIGLRGGLKAGIFGAAGFAAFSTVIDYYMHQR; encoded by the exons ATGACGGAACTAACAAAACCACCCGTTGATCAAAATCTAGTGAATTTCACACAGAAAAGCGACTATGATTCCCTAGCGAAGTATTTGGTTGGAAATATCTACCGATATCGGGAAAATATAATCATACCAAGAGTATTGGGTCcggttattattaaaacaaatgaagaGAAAATGATTGAATCCACGATAGAGAGCTGCCCGTTCAAATCAGTGACCAGTTGTATTATAG gCTATGGTCTCGGTCTCGCGGTCGGTCTATTCACATCCTCCCTAATGCCGAACATGACGGACCCGATGGCGCAACAGAACCAAACCGCGCGAGAGATACTCCGCGAGATGAAGACGTCCATGCTGAGTTATGCTAAGAACTTCGCTATACTCGGCGCTGTGTTCTCCGGTGTGGAATGTTGTATAGAAACCGCTAGAGGGAAGTCTGATTGGAGGAATGGGACGTACGCTGGCGGTGTGACTGGAGGACTTATAGGGCTGAGAG gtggATTAAAAGCAGGCATATTTGGAGCAGCTGGCTTTGCTGCCTTTTCCACAGTTATCGACTACTACATGCATCAGCGATAG
- the LOC123700512 gene encoding uncharacterized protein LOC123700512, translating to MKDPFVNDSCIDSPARDSLKNIDGCYSKNLFKNKPFINSRRALQSGADKISKTFKSVRNTFGNLSQHFRLSGRRRHRLAEPISPCRTPTTPVAKKKLLFGRSPTKLYSPFGIETPRNRDFRISPYMPNTPEHEMSPKRRKGITQSWHLLAKKRPRALFQ from the exons ATGAAGGATCCCTTTGTTAACGACTCGTGTATTGATTCGCCCGCAAGggatagtttaaaaaatatagatggGTGTTAcagtaaaaacttatttaagaATAAGCCTTTTATAAATTCTCGTCGTGCCTTACAATCGGGTGCAGATAAAATATCGAAAACCTTCAAAAGTGTGAGAAATACTTTCGGAAATCTCTCGCAG CATTTCAGATTGAGTGGTCGAAGGAGGCATCGTTTAGCTGAACCTATTTCACCGTGCAGGACACCAACTACTCCTGTTGCCAAGAAAAAATTG CTATTTGGTCGCAGTCCAACCAAGCTGTACAGTCCCTTTGGCATCGAAACTCCGAGGAACAGAGACTTCAGGATCTCACCATACATGCCCAACACTCCCGAGCATGA AATGTCTCCAAAACGGCGTAAAGGCATCACACAGTCGTGGCATCTGCTCGCTAAAAAGAGGCCTCGAGCACTCTTCCAATAA